Proteins encoded within one genomic window of Triticum aestivum cultivar Chinese Spring chromosome 2D, IWGSC CS RefSeq v2.1, whole genome shotgun sequence:
- the LOC123055082 gene encoding ervatamin-B isoform X4 — MAMAGLSTAGVGLWYTNKRLPRLDIGLWYDKIMNRSLILSEIGLWYDKIMKRDLPPSEIDWDVPSGAGVSEADWVKTCVVSSADWVAEVDWVEAGAVSPVVRNQRHCGCCWAMAAAASVEAMHYLKTSKSISLSVQELIDCDTKSKGCDGGLIQNALRYVQENGLSSEPHYPYKGERSISGCKQNKIAATSRISGFQFVDPTEDALEKAVARQPVVVSLHCSDGLMRYYKGGIVDYEPVSGMTNEEHYVLIVGYGTDSNGVKYWRFKNSWGPIWGEGGFGRIRRHVKDERGALGIFLKQGVYPVLKD; from the exons ATGGCCATGGCCGGATTGTCTACAGCCGGTGTTGGACTTTGGTATACGAACAAGAGACTCCCCCGGTTAGACATTGGACTTTGGTACGATAAGATTATGAACAGGAGCCTCATCCTGTCAGAGATTGGACTTTGGTATGATAAGATTATGAAAAGGGATCTACCTCCGTCAGAGATTGATTGGGATGTCCCTTCCGGTGCCGGTGTCTCTGAAGCTGATTGGGTTAAAACTTGTGTCGTCTCTTCGGCTGACTGGGTCGCCGAGGTTGATTGGGTTGAAGCTGGTGCCGTCTCTCCGGTTGTGAGGAATCAACGTCATTGTG GCTGCTGTTGGGCGATGGCTGCTGCAGCCTCAGTCGAGGCTATGCATTACTTGAAGACCTCCAAGTCAATCTCGCTATCTGTTCAAGAGCTCATCGACTGTGACACAAAGAGCAAAGGGTGTGACGGCGGCCTCATACAGAATGCTTTAAGGTATGTACAAGAAAATGGGCTCTCAAGTGAACCCCACTACCCATACAAGGGTGAGAGGAGTATATCGGGTTGCAAGCAGAACAAAATAGCAGCAACATCAAGGATATCTGGGTTTCAATTCGTCGACCCAACCGAGGATGCTCTAGAGAAAGCGGTAGCTAGGCAGCCTGTGGTTGTCAGTTTGCACTGTTCCGATGGCCTGATGAGGTACTACAAAGGAGGCATCGTGGATTATGAACCTGTCAGCGGCATGACCAACGAGGAACACTATGTCCTGATTGTTGGTTATGGCACCGATTCCAATGGCGTCAAATACTGGCGCTTCAAGAACTCGTGGGGACCAATCTGGGGCGAAGGGGGGTTTGGGAGGATCCGCAGGCATGTTAAAGACGAACGAGGAGCGTTGGGTATTTTCCTGAAACAAGGAGTATATCCGGTGCTTAAGGACTGA
- the LOC123055082 gene encoding ervatamin-B isoform X3: protein MFRPAFGVAARTLLRRFCGQATAAGSLSRPAGASMLRHLHVLATAGHRYGLFRRYLKPHAMAMAGLSTAGVGLWYTNKRLPRLDIGLWYDKIMNRSLILSEIGLWYDKIMKRDLPPSEIDWDVPSGAGVSEADWVKTCVVSSADWVAEVDWVEAGAVSPVVRNQRHCGCCWAMAAAASVEAMHYLKTSKSISLSVQELIDCDTKSKGCDGGLIQNALRYVQENGLSSEPHYPYKGERSISGCKQNKIAATSRISGFQFVDPTEDALEKAVARQPVVVSLHCSDGLMRYYKGGIVDYEPVSGMTNEEHYVLIVGYGTDSNGVKYWRFKNSWGPIWGEGGFGRIRRHVKDERGALGIFLKQGVYPVLKD from the exons ATGTTTCGTCCGGCGTTCGGAGTCGCGGCGAGGACCCTGCTGCGGCGGTTCTGCGGCCAGGCCACGGCGGCTGGGTCGCTGTCGAGGCCGGCCGGGGCTAGCATGCTGAGACACCTGCACGTAC TTGCTACTGCTGGCCACCGCTATGGCCTTTTTCGCAGGTACCTCAAACCACATGCCATGGCCATGGCCGGATTGTCTACAGCCGGTGTTGGACTTTGGTATACGAACAAGAGACTCCCCCGGTTAGACATTGGACTTTGGTACGATAAGATTATGAACAGGAGCCTCATCCTGTCAGAGATTGGACTTTGGTATGATAAGATTATGAAAAGGGATCTACCTCCGTCAGAGATTGATTGGGATGTCCCTTCCGGTGCCGGTGTCTCTGAAGCTGATTGGGTTAAAACTTGTGTCGTCTCTTCGGCTGACTGGGTCGCCGAGGTTGATTGGGTTGAAGCTGGTGCCGTCTCTCCGGTTGTGAGGAATCAACGTCATTGTG GCTGCTGTTGGGCGATGGCTGCTGCAGCCTCAGTCGAGGCTATGCATTACTTGAAGACCTCCAAGTCAATCTCGCTATCTGTTCAAGAGCTCATCGACTGTGACACAAAGAGCAAAGGGTGTGACGGCGGCCTCATACAGAATGCTTTAAGGTATGTACAAGAAAATGGGCTCTCAAGTGAACCCCACTACCCATACAAGGGTGAGAGGAGTATATCGGGTTGCAAGCAGAACAAAATAGCAGCAACATCAAGGATATCTGGGTTTCAATTCGTCGACCCAACCGAGGATGCTCTAGAGAAAGCGGTAGCTAGGCAGCCTGTGGTTGTCAGTTTGCACTGTTCCGATGGCCTGATGAGGTACTACAAAGGAGGCATCGTGGATTATGAACCTGTCAGCGGCATGACCAACGAGGAACACTATGTCCTGATTGTTGGTTATGGCACCGATTCCAATGGCGTCAAATACTGGCGCTTCAAGAACTCGTGGGGACCAATCTGGGGCGAAGGGGGGTTTGGGAGGATCCGCAGGCATGTTAAAGACGAACGAGGAGCGTTGGGTATTTTCCTGAAACAAGGAGTATATCCGGTGCTTAAGGACTGA
- the LOC123055082 gene encoding ervatamin-B isoform X2, with protein MFRPAFGVAARTLLRRFCGQATAAGSLSRPAGASMLRHLHANAAVATAGHRYGLFRRYLKPHAMAMAGLSTAGVGLWYTNKRLPRLDIGLWYDKIMNRSLILSEIGLWYDKIMKRDLPPSEIDWDVPSGAGVSEADWVKTCVVSSADWVAEVDWVEAGAVSPVVRNQRHCGCCWAMAAAASVEAMHYLKTSKSISLSVQELIDCDTKSKGCDGGLIQNALRYVQENGLSSEPHYPYKGERSISGCKQNKIAATSRISGFQFVDPTEDALEKAVARQPVVVSLHCSDGLMRYYKGGIVDYEPVSGMTNEEHYVLIVGYGTDSNGVKYWRFKNSWGPIWGEGGFGRIRRHVKDERGALGIFLKQGVYPVLKD; from the exons ATGTTTCGTCCGGCGTTCGGAGTCGCGGCGAGGACCCTGCTGCGGCGGTTCTGCGGCCAGGCCACGGCGGCTGGGTCGCTGTCGAGGCCGGCCGGGGCTAGCATGCTGAGACACCTGCAC GCGAATGCTGCAGTTGCTACTGCTGGCCACCGCTATGGCCTTTTTCGCAGGTACCTCAAACCACATGCCATGGCCATGGCCGGATTGTCTACAGCCGGTGTTGGACTTTGGTATACGAACAAGAGACTCCCCCGGTTAGACATTGGACTTTGGTACGATAAGATTATGAACAGGAGCCTCATCCTGTCAGAGATTGGACTTTGGTATGATAAGATTATGAAAAGGGATCTACCTCCGTCAGAGATTGATTGGGATGTCCCTTCCGGTGCCGGTGTCTCTGAAGCTGATTGGGTTAAAACTTGTGTCGTCTCTTCGGCTGACTGGGTCGCCGAGGTTGATTGGGTTGAAGCTGGTGCCGTCTCTCCGGTTGTGAGGAATCAACGTCATTGTG GCTGCTGTTGGGCGATGGCTGCTGCAGCCTCAGTCGAGGCTATGCATTACTTGAAGACCTCCAAGTCAATCTCGCTATCTGTTCAAGAGCTCATCGACTGTGACACAAAGAGCAAAGGGTGTGACGGCGGCCTCATACAGAATGCTTTAAGGTATGTACAAGAAAATGGGCTCTCAAGTGAACCCCACTACCCATACAAGGGTGAGAGGAGTATATCGGGTTGCAAGCAGAACAAAATAGCAGCAACATCAAGGATATCTGGGTTTCAATTCGTCGACCCAACCGAGGATGCTCTAGAGAAAGCGGTAGCTAGGCAGCCTGTGGTTGTCAGTTTGCACTGTTCCGATGGCCTGATGAGGTACTACAAAGGAGGCATCGTGGATTATGAACCTGTCAGCGGCATGACCAACGAGGAACACTATGTCCTGATTGTTGGTTATGGCACCGATTCCAATGGCGTCAAATACTGGCGCTTCAAGAACTCGTGGGGACCAATCTGGGGCGAAGGGGGGTTTGGGAGGATCCGCAGGCATGTTAAAGACGAACGAGGAGCGTTGGGTATTTTCCTGAAACAAGGAGTATATCCGGTGCTTAAGGACTGA
- the LOC123055082 gene encoding ervatamin-B isoform X1 — translation MFRPAFGVAARTLLRRFCGQATAAGSLSRPAGASMLRHLHSQQANAAVATAGHRYGLFRRYLKPHAMAMAGLSTAGVGLWYTNKRLPRLDIGLWYDKIMNRSLILSEIGLWYDKIMKRDLPPSEIDWDVPSGAGVSEADWVKTCVVSSADWVAEVDWVEAGAVSPVVRNQRHCGCCWAMAAAASVEAMHYLKTSKSISLSVQELIDCDTKSKGCDGGLIQNALRYVQENGLSSEPHYPYKGERSISGCKQNKIAATSRISGFQFVDPTEDALEKAVARQPVVVSLHCSDGLMRYYKGGIVDYEPVSGMTNEEHYVLIVGYGTDSNGVKYWRFKNSWGPIWGEGGFGRIRRHVKDERGALGIFLKQGVYPVLKD, via the exons ATGTTTCGTCCGGCGTTCGGAGTCGCGGCGAGGACCCTGCTGCGGCGGTTCTGCGGCCAGGCCACGGCGGCTGGGTCGCTGTCGAGGCCGGCCGGGGCTAGCATGCTGAGACACCTGCAC TCTCAGCAGGCGAATGCTGCAGTTGCTACTGCTGGCCACCGCTATGGCCTTTTTCGCAGGTACCTCAAACCACATGCCATGGCCATGGCCGGATTGTCTACAGCCGGTGTTGGACTTTGGTATACGAACAAGAGACTCCCCCGGTTAGACATTGGACTTTGGTACGATAAGATTATGAACAGGAGCCTCATCCTGTCAGAGATTGGACTTTGGTATGATAAGATTATGAAAAGGGATCTACCTCCGTCAGAGATTGATTGGGATGTCCCTTCCGGTGCCGGTGTCTCTGAAGCTGATTGGGTTAAAACTTGTGTCGTCTCTTCGGCTGACTGGGTCGCCGAGGTTGATTGGGTTGAAGCTGGTGCCGTCTCTCCGGTTGTGAGGAATCAACGTCATTGTG GCTGCTGTTGGGCGATGGCTGCTGCAGCCTCAGTCGAGGCTATGCATTACTTGAAGACCTCCAAGTCAATCTCGCTATCTGTTCAAGAGCTCATCGACTGTGACACAAAGAGCAAAGGGTGTGACGGCGGCCTCATACAGAATGCTTTAAGGTATGTACAAGAAAATGGGCTCTCAAGTGAACCCCACTACCCATACAAGGGTGAGAGGAGTATATCGGGTTGCAAGCAGAACAAAATAGCAGCAACATCAAGGATATCTGGGTTTCAATTCGTCGACCCAACCGAGGATGCTCTAGAGAAAGCGGTAGCTAGGCAGCCTGTGGTTGTCAGTTTGCACTGTTCCGATGGCCTGATGAGGTACTACAAAGGAGGCATCGTGGATTATGAACCTGTCAGCGGCATGACCAACGAGGAACACTATGTCCTGATTGTTGGTTATGGCACCGATTCCAATGGCGTCAAATACTGGCGCTTCAAGAACTCGTGGGGACCAATCTGGGGCGAAGGGGGGTTTGGGAGGATCCGCAGGCATGTTAAAGACGAACGAGGAGCGTTGGGTATTTTCCTGAAACAAGGAGTATATCCGGTGCTTAAGGACTGA